Proteins found in one Drosophila willistoni isolate 14030-0811.24 unplaced genomic scaffold, UCI_dwil_1.1 Seg56.1, whole genome shotgun sequence genomic segment:
- the LOC124461607 gene encoding uncharacterized protein LOC124461607, whose translation MAKDIELRSFMLDTMQSYEEKGYIRRLTESELNKGKSSWFLPIFTVTNPNKNKTRLVWDAAAKVKGTSLNEVLLKGPDILASLVSVLIRFRERPVAVASDISEMFHQVRVRPEDQTAQKFLWRSGNSARAAETNTFVDDWLESTNTEDEMTELAMEVQRIHLEVGFNMRRWTSNSASVVRALKNQEGYVPREVGFLEKTQDKVLGMWWLPVTDQLTCVVKPDLLDRSPKDYPTKRTVLSVNIWRAGTDWDESLQEKDQEDWKIWVKLLPKINEVRISRCMPKVCCARRVQLHTFVDASINAYAPLVYQRADVDGIVHCPLLASKTREAPLKPVSIPRIELKAAVLCLRLTKFIEPELSLTVCQHIFWTDSKDVLCWIRSDARKYNQFVALRVGEILEDSNVLSWRWVPTQHNVADDGTKWTKMPYMTGTGVEQQYPTLEFKFNPGSPHVGGVWERLVRSTKSILSEILPMAGLKEEVLRGAFADAVLVAYVRAAHCNSLVRNSQKDILLPAKLPTVSGRGG comes from the exons ATGGCAAAGGACATCGAACTTAGAAGTTTTATGTTGGACACTATGCAAAGCTATGAAGAAAAGGGATACATCCGGAGATTAACAGAAAGTGAGCTAAATAAGGGTAAAAGTTCATGGTTTCTTCCTATATTTACAGTCACTAACCCGAACAAGAACAAGACGAGGCTGGTCTGGGATGCAGCTGCGAAAGTCAAAGGCACGTCATTGAACGAGGTCTTGCTAAAGGGCCCGGATATACTGGCATCTCTAGTTAGCGTGCTAATACGTTTTCGGGAGCGACCAGTAGCAGTGGCTAGTGACATAAGTGAGATGTTTCACCAAGTAAGAGTGCGCCCAGAGGACCAGACGGCTCAGAAGTTTCTATGGCGCAGTGGAAATTCGGCTAGGGCGGCAGAAAC AAACACGTTTGTCGACGACTGGCTCGAGTCGACAAACACCGAAGACGAGATGACGGAGTTGGCCATGGAGGTGCAGAGAATTCACTTGGAGGTTGGATTCAACATGAGGCGCTGGACTTCGAATTCTGCGAGCGTAGTGAGAGCGCTCAAGAACCAGGAAGGATACGTGCCTAGGGAGGTCGGATTCCTTGAAAAAACGCAAGATAAGGTTTTAGGCATGTGGTGGCTGCCCGTGACAGATCAACTTACGTGTGTAGTCAAGCCGGATTTGCTTGATAGATCACCGAAAGACTATCCTACCAAAAGAACTGTGTTAAGTGTAAATATCTGGCGAGCAGGAACGGATTGGGATGAGTCTCTTCAGGAAAAGGACCAAGAAGACTGGAAAATTTGGGTGAAGCTGTTACCCAAAATCAACGAAGTGAGGATTTCAAGGTGCATGCCGAAGGTTTGTTGTGCAAGACGAGTACAACTTCACACGTTTGTGGACGCCAGCATCAACGCTTATGCACCGCTTGTGTACCAGCGAGCAGACGTGGATGGAATAGTCCACTGTCCCCTGCTAGCGTCTAAGACACGAGAGGCCCCCTTGAAGCCAGTCTCAATACCACGGATAGAACTGAAGGCTGCTGTTTTATGTTTACGGCTGACGAAATTCATCGAACCAGAACTCTCATTAACAGTATGTCAGCATATTTTCTGGACGGATTCAAAGGATGTTTTATGCTGGATTAGATCAGATGCCCGCAAATACAATCAATTTGTGGCATTGCGTGTTGGAGAAATTCTGGAAGACTCTAACGTGCTATCTTGGCGATGGGTGCCCACACAGCATAATGTTGCAGACGATGGCACGAAATGGACAAAGATGCCATACATGACCGGGACTG GCGTGGAGCAACAGTATCCAACGTTGGAGTTCAAGTTTAACCCAGGTTCACCGCACGTGGGCGGCGTTTGGGAGCGACTGGTACGTTCTACTAAATCTATACTTTCAGAAATACTGCCAATGGCCGGCCTGAAGGAAGAGGTGTTAAGAGGAGCGTTTGCTGAC GCAGTTCTAGTGGCCTACGTGAGAGCGGCTCACTGCAACAGTCTGGTCCGCAACTCGCAAAAGGATATCCTGTTGCCAGCCAAATTGCCGACCGTTTCTGGAAGAGGTGGTTAG